TACTCCCTCATCGCCAAACATCATTTTGAaacttatgacttttcaaaaagccaataagtcaataagttgtttcaaaaagcttagccaaacatgccctaagccTGGCAAAAATAGGTGGTCATGTTAGGTCACTGTTGAAAAGGGTTCGAACAAAAACAGGCCCAGGTTGAAAGAAGTCGTTCTAGGGAAAAAATCTAAAATGGGTTCACCCGGTATATATACGTGTAAAAAATGGATATATATACCAAGCAATGTAAGTATAAGGAAATGAAGAGGTCATTTCATCTAACCACCTAGTGCATCTATTAATTGGTATGCGAATCGAATCATTCTGAAACGacatgtaacaactctcactaaaaaccaatacttagtatgttaattatctcttaagaaaaccctaattgagaaacccaagtaattccgcataaaccctaaaattttcagaatcatcagaatcgGGATCAgtgcccctaaaactcaggggggtcaaaccctagttacgattatctaaattgagagctgtcaaaatcgaattttaaaattctatcaactcagcaagcctacacacgcaaaaatctaccctatgaacataggttacccctcgcgtcacgcgacgcccatgggggtacccctcgcgtcacgcgacgggggtcaaattttgtgtataaataggggtgtctgggacttgattttgagagttgaaacgacgtaaaacgtcaaaatacacgctgagttatcagctatatactacacaaacacacacaaatctcgaatcgctgccgcaatcagggtaataactcgatcgctattacgattcaacgtccgatcgattataactatccaacggttgtttgagtgctgctcaaattgagtttatactttgttattcatcgtgatttcgacttgaatatttgagtattgTTCAAATctggactatgctctgttattcgttgtgaatccgctgaattgttaagtattgcactttgttaatcgttgtgagggtttaatctcgtgaattgacgtaaactgctgtattagttactaacccggttgtgtgcattgttatttaaattaggttaaacaaaggctaatcagtaggcttataccctgctcgttaaatctacaatgtgagtcattctctttttaacaactgttttacaatactccaatttattttcaaagttataattacagtgattaagtttatgtaatcaccaaattacatccgatatgtggggtattgtgcacattactactgttgttatcactttaggtgggcgaacctaattagtgatattcgtcaccattggggcagccaatgggggatatgaccacagtcaccgaaattagtcgagtgacaaatactgtgggtagttggtttgatatcagaaacattgtaatctctcttaatactgtaaattataacaaatgagtcgttttagtaaattgaatgattcactcagtatttccccgctgacaaaacctttttcaaacatgtttcaggtgatctgttgtgatccaagaaaagtgccatgaagcactacatgcttagagaagtggctcagtgtaaataaataaacatgttttgaaaaaataaagatttccccgaGAAATCATCTAATTGTAAAttatagggtttatccctaaacTTTATGTAATAAAGTAAGCGAGCATTTGAGTATTAAAAGATCATGTAttaaaaaagacttccgctgtcgcctaaattagataccacgggattactgtctcgcggctctggacctggtcaaaccggggctagggccgtgacacGACAAATTTTTCAATCGGAAACACGTTTACCAGTGATCCAGAACGATTATTGTGATAATCGAGTACGACCTTTTTTCCAATCTGGTTGGCGAACCCAGGAAAGTTTTATAATTTGTAGAAATTTTGTCGCAGAAAAGTTTTATAATTTGTAGGAATTTTTTCGCAAGAATGTTTTAtaatttgtaggaattttgtcgtgaaaataaaaaattatgaatacttttttttaataatgttattaaatttaaaaataaaatatcataaaataatatacaaaaaaGGCAAAAACGTGGaagaatttttgaaattttgcaagAAGAGCGATTTGTGAGTATTTTGTAGGAAATTTTGCGACGAGAGATTATGTAGGAATTTTGTAGCAGATTTTGTCGTATTTTTGTAGCTAACTCGGTTACCCACAAGTTTATTTTCTACGAATTTTTTCGTAGGAAATTTGTGAGTAAGGCCAATTTCAGacaaatttgctacaaatttgtTGTCACAAACTCGACAATTTTCTAGTAGTAAATAAACTAACCAATGACTTTGGTTTCGGcttcggttgaggataataataaaattaatcaATATTTTTGGTTTTCATTTAATCTTCACCCGGAAGTATTGCATTTAGTTTAGTACAAAACTGTGTGCATAAAATCATATAATGTATATGCTTATCCGAGAAATAGAATAAGATAcatactccctccgtcccattaaatgggtcttattttgaattttcaaagtccttatttataaactttgactttaattatatattttttgtgttatataaaacttattgaaaattaacccgataaaaacacttgtaaaacacactcaaatcatataacttttgatcaagtattatctaacacaaacaaaattatttaaggtcaaagtttacaaataaagactttgaaaattcaaaataggacacttttaatgggacggagggagtaatACTTAAAAGTCATTTGTCATTATTAAATTAATTATACGTGCGAGAAATAGAATAGGATAAGTAGTACTTAAAGTCATTTGTCATTAATAAATTAATTACACAtgttaagtatcatataagtaGCATTTCAATGCAATACACATATGAAAAAATCCGAACACACCTAAAACTATGAAGGCTAGTTTCTTCATATACTTTATCATAACATTCACCTTCTCTTGCTCATCCaaaaccaccaccaccagcaTAAACACTGGTGGTGCAGTCAAACCCCATACCACCAAACATGCACTCGCTACGTTGCCGAGAGTAGCCCTTCCACTGCGAACGTATCTATAAACCAGTTCCTAGACATAACTGTAAACACGGCTATAGACGAAGCACGCGTGGTCCTGAAACGCACCCAAGGGATTGAGGCTCGTACTAACCCAAACGGTATAGAAAAAATCTTATGGCATAGTTGTGCTGATTTCTTTGACGGGATCGTGTTCACACTGAACATGGTCCTTgataggggtgttcaagatcggataatccggttttcggatatccgaaaatcggatatccgaaatttcggatagtgaaatattgacatccgaacccgaatccgaaatttcgggtatccgattttcggatatccgaaatttcggattcgggttcggatatctaatcggatatccgaatatccaaatttttatttaactttatttttttattattttttattatttggaaccagatttttcggatagtttcggatatccgaatataaatttTGGATattttttcggatacttcggatatttttcggatatttcggatatttcggatatttttcggataattcggatatttttcggatcttcggatattttcggatattcggatatccaaaaaaaataaaaattaaattttcggataatccgattatcagaaaattctcaaaatcactatccgaatccgaattttcggattatccgattttcggatatccgaaaattcggatatttcggatacgggttttcggatatttcggattcggtttcggattcggatttttttgaacacccctagtccTTGACCATACCCACCAACCCAACCCAGATGACATCCACACGTGGATAAGTGCTAGTATAATCTACATCAACAAGTGTGAAAAAGGGTTCGAGATGAAGAACATAACCACCGACTTGTTACCCAAAGTAACCACCAATTTAACACAGCTACTACTCAACTCTTTGGCTATTAGTGTTGTTATCAAAGGTGGTAATCCTCCTGGGCTGCACGAATTGAACTTTGGCAACGAGTTATACAATTTTTTGGGTTTGGAAACAGTACAGCCAAACGTGGTGGTGGCTAAAGATGGCTCGGGAAATTTTACAACAGTTCAAGAAGCTGTAAACTCTAGGGGACAAGCAGCATTGGGCAAAAGGTATACAATTTACGTGAAAAGTGGGGTGTATGAAGAATATGTTGTTATCCCACAAGAGACACCGCTTATTACCATGTATAGTGATTGGTACTGTTCCGATACCAAACCGGTACTAGTCCCAAAAATATTCGAGAACACCTACTAATTATCATACCGAAATTGTTGGTTCAGTAAATGTAAAGTACTGGTTTTTAACTACTTACTGCTTCGGTACCACTTCagtgttttcttttgttttacgTAGGGATCGGTTTGAATAGAATGCTAGAAATATGAAAAGCACATTTGAAATTAGAATACTGATATAAACTTGAATATTCATTTACTTGTGCACTAAGAGATCGAGTAAACTTCAATGTGTTCATTTTAATTCCAAATACAGTTTGCCGATATTCATTTACAGTTGCAAAATCTATTTTGACGTGTTTAAAGTTCAAACACATATATTAGTTTCGAATGCCCAAGATTATTAATTTGATTACAAATAATTGGAATACTTATATATCATCATCACAATACCAAAATAACTAATCACATTTCGTATACAAAATTGGTACTTATAGTGGGAATACCGAATTGATCGGTACTGATACCACTAAGTACCGATACTGAAATGAGTAAAAACAAAGACCTTTACTGGTACCAAAGTTGTTTGGTCGGTATCAGTTTGTATGGTACCAGTACTCGGTACAATATGCTCATTCCTAGCTGGAAGGGTATAATGAGAATTGTGTTCATTGTTTAGTTTCTAACACCACATGCAAGTCGTATGCATATTTCCCCATCTTTTTATATGTTTATAACTTTTTATgggttattattatttataaataaccATAATAACGATTgctttttattttaatataagtATGGTATTGCTATGTAAAAACTGTTAGGGGCTAAATTCTATTGAGTCTGGATCATTTATCCTGAGGCTTAACCTGGATAACTTATCCTTAAGGATAATGTAGGGAGTctgaggatcaaggatccttatctATTTATACGCTTACTAACAATTGTTCTCTTGTTTGGTTAACATTTGCATGCAGGTCTTGGACGAAGAAAGGACTTGGTCAAGCTGGAATATCAGAGGAATATGCTAATTTTAGCACGTGCAAGAGTAGTCATGACCGTAAAGGAAGAACGTGTGAAACTTGCATGGATTGCGGATAGTTAGTTGAGTGGATATTTCTAATTTTATAAGGGGGTAATGATACTCTCTCGAAAAACACAGCTAGTAACCGTACACTGAGATACTCTCTCGAAAAACGCACACACTTTAGCAGATCATTGTATCGAGCTTGTTACCTTCCGAAGTTGTACTAGAACTATTGCTATTTTTTGTTATatatttggtgatcggtagtttccatcacatgtttatgccggagatcattcgttgatcaagggctttttcctcgtataaatctttgtgttcaTCGTTGATTACATTTCATATTCATTCATACATCCGTTCATCATATTAAGTACTAAACCTcacaaaaatcagatttggttatATTATCCTTgttgtgatttttgaccaaaaaaaaaactaaaaaaaaaacttttgactTTGATTAAACCTttaaatctatatctatacataTGAATCCCATATTTTAAATAGAAATGCAACAAAATTACCATGAAAATTGTATGAATGCAAGCACTGAGATGTTTTCCCCTAATTAGTTTTAGATaatacagagagagagagagagagactgagAAAAGCAGAGAGATAGTTCCAGAAGCTTTAGGAAGAGAATTGGACATTGGCTTCTAATAGAAAGAGAAGGATGATAGAGATatgttaattttttaatatttgaaaaaataacaattatatatatatatatagagagagagagagagagagagagataaagtgtaaaatacattacggcttaacgtacatcacctACGACAACGTGTGTGATTTTACactataacgtgcgtgattaatgttttcagcatgtgtgattaatgttttcaacaTGCATTatttgggtttttgaatttataacgtgcgtaattatctggcgtacgtgatgtacgttaagccgtattaTACGTTAACTGGAGGCATGGCAGTGGCGTGCGGTGACAGTACATTAACAACTGGAGCAGGTGGCGATGAAGTACCATGAGCAGCAACATTGTTTTCCCTTAGAAAGCGACTAAGTTTGCGACAGTCCTTTGTTTCATGACCTGGTATGTTACAGAACTGACAAGAGGCTTGGTTTCGGTTTAGACGAAGTGGGGGAGGGGCTGATCTGGAGGACCAGGGGGTGCGGTTGTTGTGTGAGTGGGTAGATTGAGTGGGTCGGTTGAATCGATTGTCATTTGAAGGTCAACTGTAGGAACGGGAAGACTGGCGTTGCGTTTGGTTGACAGTTGTGATCAGCGGTTCAAGAGTGGTGTCTTTGAGAGTGCGTTCATGATCTAGGAGCTTGTTGAATAAGTCAGGGAAGGTGATGGTAGTGTCACGGGTTTTAAGTGCAGCAACAAAATTAGCATATTCGTCGCCGAGCTGATTCATGCCATGAACAACTAAGTCCTCTTCCGCAACAGGACTTTGGGCAAGGGCTAGGTCGTCCGAAATGGATTTCATATCGTGTAAAAACTCCATGATGGAGCGCGACCCTTTAGGATTTTTAGCAAGGCAGGACTTGAGCGAGACGATACGAGAGGGAGAGGTATTGGCATAGCTTGATTTTAGGGCATCCCAGGCTTGGCGGGATGTTGCAGTAGATGAGATCAATGCAAAAGAGATGGATCTAAATCTCGTAGGAGATGAATCAGGCTCTGATACCTTAAAGAGACGTACTATATTGCAAAAGGAAACTTAATCTTTTCAATTGATCTCATCAATATTTAAACACACTATGTACAACAATAATAGGAGAATAAAGAAGAGTTTTACAACTATATTTGACTTCTAGAACTAGAGAATTATCTAAAATAAATATTACAAATATAAACTATTTACAATGATTTACAAGTTGTTTATTTGTTAATAAGCATGAGGCCTACAATATTCTCTAGTATGACTAGGTTTTCCGTCCTCAGTTTTGAACACCTTAAGGAAAGGGTCTGGATTTCATTAGTTACCCACGCGACTCGATTGAAAACTTCTTGCCTCAAACCCGAACCTTGTATGTTGTTCACGTTAAGCTTATTGTTGAGCTCCCTTGCCTTCAGCATCACTTCCACTTCCATATAATACTGAGCCTCACTTTGAATTCTTTGTGATTCTAGTTGGGCATTGATCTTTTCGCTCCAAGCTTGCTTATGAATCTAACTTGTTTCACACATCAAAGGAACTCCCAACTTGTCTATTTCAGACTTCAACTCTCTACGTTGGGACAACTCAGTACCTTTTTGAAAAGCTACTTCTCTTATATCATGAAGTATGTATTTTTTGTACTCACATCGGCAAGTAAGTTTCTCAGCCAGTCTTCTTCGCTTTGGACAGAAGTCATAATTTCTTCCTTTATCCTCTCGTGTCATATCTTGATACGCGAAAACCACCTAAATTCTTTGCTATTCTTCGTTGTATGATACCTTAGTATCAACATAAAGAAGTAACGGTTTTTCTTATTCAACACTTGCATAACTGACCGCATCTCATATCTCCCCTCATTGTAGATTGAGCGATTCAGTTGATCAAATTCAATCATGTCTCTTATCTTGAGCAGGCATGTATCAATGTCATCAGAGATACCTGTAATAAATTAAGTCAGTTTTTGTATCAGTTAAGTGCATATAAATTCATCAATCATATCTCttatttttgtaatgattatctaACAAAAAAACTCACTTTTCTTAAGCTTCCTGTAATCACTTTTGTATCGATAATAGCTTGGCAATGCCCAAGAGTCGTCACCTAATACTTCTCTAACTTTGACTTGCTTTGCCCATAGAGTAATCGTTAAAGAAAGTAAGCATTCTTTTTAAGCTTTCAAAAACCTCCGTAAGGTATGCTCGTTTCCTCAAATAACTAGTGTGGGTTAACACAGAAAAAAATCTGGGTCGAGTTCAATGCGAAACCGAACATGTCTGATAGAGACGATAAAAAAAATCCATAACAGGTTCTGACAACATACTCAGTCGTCCTCAAACATATCGAAAGCCGGAAACAAAGACAATGTATGGTCTCGGATTAAGCCGAGTCTTCTCGCCTCGTTTGTTGACATAAAGTTGTGGCTAGCACCGGTATCGACCAATGCTTCTAAGGTTTCTCCTTTGATTTCTAGATTGACGAAACGAAGACCTTTTCCATTTGAATTGCCCACGACTGTTGTAGGGTTAGCTTTATTTGCCATCGCCAATGGTTTTCCTTCCATTTCGGTCATAGCATTTAAAACTTGAAGTTGCATTGCACCTAGGCGCACCTCTTCGGTTTCCTCAGGTTCATCATCGTCGGTCCTTATAAGGGCCGTTAGTCTGGCTTTCTTTGGGCAGTCTCGTGCATCATGAGGCCCATCGCAAAGGAAGCACCCTTGGTTTACGGCTTTTcctttgttatataatgttaatGCCCGGTCATCATTCTTCCGGTATTGATTTTGGTTGGTGGGTTTTGCTCCCCCACCTTTTACATCGCCAGTCTCTGTAGCTGCTGATCTTGTCGAACGATTTTCATTACCGTCGTGCAAGTTTTCAGCAACAGAGATTGCCGATGAAAAGTCTTGAACATTTCGTCGTTCAAGTTCAGTTTTGGCCCATTGTTGCAAGCCGTCGACAAAGTATATGAGAGCATCCTTGGGCGACAAGTCCGGAATCTCAAGCACAAGGGTAGTGAATTCATTGATATAATCTTTGATGTTACCCTTTTGCCTAAGGTTTCGTAGACGAATCTTTGCGTCGTGTTCGGCATTTTCCGGATAAAATtgctttttaatttcttttacaaaatcagccCAAGTGTTGATGGTACACATACCTTTTTCGATCTCCATGTGCTTTCGTCGCCACCATAGAGTCGCGGTTTCCTTTAAGTATAAGGTCACCGTTTTGATTTTCTTGCCATCGTCAACGATGTCTATAGCTTCAAAGTACTGCTCAATCTCCCAAATGAAGTCTTCAACGGCTCGCGCCTCCCGTTTTCCAACAAACGGATATGGCTTTGGGACTTCAGACTTTGAAGAAATGATGGTGTCGCCTCGGTTTGCTAGTGCTTGTTTGCAAATGTTTAACTCCATTTGCAACTCATTGAAAGTTTCAGCAAACTTGCTCTCTATATTGCTTTGTACTTGCCCCAGCTCCTTCATAAACATCTCTTTTAACTCAACTTGCATGACTTGCATAGCAAGTTTGATGTCGTCTCTTAACTCGCCGAAATCTCCACCTACTTGTTCCACCGACTCGTTAGTGTTTGTTTGGAAGATGTCGACTTCAGCCTTGAATTCTTCAACCTGTGACTTGAATTCAGCTATGGATGTCTGCATGTCTTCCACACGTTTGTCTAAGCTTGCGACCAAGTCCTTGGACATGTCTCAATTCTTTCTTCCTCCTTTGCGAGTGTCATCGCGCCCACGGGTCTCTTCTCCAGTAGCCATGGTTGTAAGTTAAGTCTTATCATCAGCCATCTTGGATGGATCGAAAcgttgctctgataccacttgtcacGGAGTTAGTCTTTCAACTCGCGTGCGGCCTTAGAACATGGTCTAAGTAGGCCTAGCCGACTTAGTAtcgttgggttttggttatgaaAGTTGCTAAATGGAACATTGGATCGCAAGGAAGTTGCTTGTAATACTTGAACACAAGTATATAAGAGAAATGCTTTGTATTACACAAAGAAAGCTTACAAGAGTGATGATGTTTAAAAGTCTATGGGGTGCTTCAAATGAGCCCCCATGATCCCTATTTATACTACATAGATCACCTTCTAGAGTGTTCTATATCTAGAACACTCCTTACAAAATAGCATGCTTAAATATCTAAGATATTTGTTACTAAATATCATGATATTATGTTGAATTCTAGAGGGTTCTTGTAGAAGATTTTTAGGGCTGTTTTGACCAGCTTTCTCCAGCATTTTCTAGACCCTTCTTGGCTGCATTTTGGTCCTTATAGTATCCCCACGTTGCTGGAATAATACGGGTTGTTCCGGAACCTTCCGGGCAGCTCCAAACGCGACTTAATGGCCCCAGAAACTTCTAGAATGCTGAAAATTTGAGCTGAATTTATGCAGGGCGTGACAATAAGCCACTGTTCGTTTTGTACACTTAATTTTTGTATCACATTTATCATTGTTATTTTAAGTTTGAGTTGGGATGTGGGTATTCTTGAAAATTACTTAACAAAACTAACCGATTTTGACTGATGAATTTAATAAACTATCCTTGaaactttttttcttttaacaagCTTCCATGTTTGGTAATTTTCCTCTATTTAGTTCATGACAAGGAGAAATGACTTGTTCCTTTGTTCAAAGGATATATATTTGTGTGAATGCTAATATGTGAGATGGCGAAAAGATCTGACTGCTAGCAAGGTCCTGGTGGACCACTAAAGATGGAATAGTTagttaggctatagggtgtggttggagccccATGGGCTTTATCAAGTCCACCTAAGCTCCACCTAGGATCCAACTCAGCCATGGAGCCCCCTTTAATTTGCATGGTGTGGATGGAGCCCCAtattaaagaaaattaaaaaaataaataagattcATTGGCGCAAAACAAGTGGGTCCCACCTATAGAGCACCTTCCAGCTCGTTATCATGTTGGCGAAGGATCAATGGCGCCCCGGCATAGCGCCGGGGGTGTGGATCGATGGCGCCGTGGGGCGCTATAGAGTGCCATCTGGGTTGGGTGGCGCcgccacaccctccagccttataTTATATCTAACAATGTATTTAGATTTAGCATGTCTAAACTACGGCTACGCATAAAAAAAGTAGGGTCATGCTAATTACACACGCCAaaaataattttcacacccctaagcgccgcgctatggccaaagcggggcgcttaggTCGACAAAAGTTGATACGAGGTTTGACTGACTGACTGACATGCATAGACATAAAGGTGATATGAGGTTTCA
Above is a window of Helianthus annuus cultivar XRQ/B chromosome 14, HanXRQr2.0-SUNRISE, whole genome shotgun sequence DNA encoding:
- the LOC110906293 gene encoding uncharacterized protein LOC110906293, which translates into the protein MSKDLVASLDKRVEDMQTSIAEFKSQVEEFKAEVDIFQTNTNESVEQVGGDFGELRDDIKLAMQVMQVELKEMFMKELGQVQSNIESKFAETFNELQMELNICKQALANRGDTIISSKSEVPKPYPFVGKREARAVEDFIWEIEQYFEAIDIVDDGKKIKTVTLYLKETATLWWRRKHMEIEKGMCTINTWADFVKEIKKQFYPENAEHDAKIRLRNLRQKGNIKDYINEFTTLVLEIPDLSPKDALIYFVDGLQQWAKTELERRNVQDFSSAISVAENLHDGNENRSTRSAATETGDVKGGGAKPTNQNQYRKNDDRALTLYNKGKAVNQGCFLCDGPHDARDCPKKARLTALIRTDDDEPEETEEVRLGAMQLQVLNAMTEMEGKPLAMANKANPTTVVGNSNGKGLRFVNLEIKGETLEALVDTGASHNFMSTNEARRLGLIRDHTLSLFPAFDMFEDD